A window of Ignavibacterium sp. contains these coding sequences:
- the metK gene encoding methionine adenosyltransferase, which translates to MKEFEFTSESVSEGHPDKVADQISDAILDAYLEKDSDSKVAIETMIAKNLIVLAGEISSSAEVDYRGTINNVLNCVGYTNGYNGFNSENYELITSITKQSEDIAESINVDEEKLGAGDQGIMFGYAVKETNSLMPLPISIAHNLLIKLAEVRKSGRYDFLLPDAKSQVTVKYIDGKPVSISKIIISTQHTEFVHRKKLREILLDEVITDTVPSDLTYSPDDCVINPSERFVNGGPLADVGLTGRKIIVDTYGGSCPHGGGAFSGKDASKVDRSGAYMARYIAKNIVAAGISEKCTVQLAYVIGKPEPISVFLDFHGTGKINEENLLRIIPEIFDLTPNGIIKQFGLYKPIFRKTAAYGHFGRNENEFLWERTDKVEALSNLLK; encoded by the coding sequence ATGAAAGAATTTGAATTCACATCCGAATCAGTTTCAGAAGGACATCCGGATAAAGTTGCCGACCAGATATCAGATGCAATTCTTGATGCTTATCTGGAAAAAGATTCTGATTCGAAAGTAGCAATAGAAACAATGATTGCAAAGAATCTGATTGTTCTTGCTGGCGAAATTTCTTCAAGTGCTGAGGTTGATTATCGAGGAACTATAAACAATGTATTGAACTGTGTTGGTTATACAAACGGCTACAATGGCTTCAATTCAGAAAATTATGAACTGATTACCAGCATCACCAAACAGTCAGAAGATATAGCTGAAAGTATAAATGTAGATGAAGAAAAACTTGGTGCTGGTGATCAGGGAATAATGTTCGGGTATGCAGTCAAAGAAACAAATTCACTGATGCCTTTGCCTATTTCAATTGCTCATAACCTTCTAATTAAACTTGCTGAAGTCAGAAAGTCAGGCAGATATGATTTTCTTCTGCCAGATGCAAAATCTCAGGTTACAGTTAAATACATTGATGGAAAACCAGTAAGCATTTCTAAGATTATTATATCAACGCAGCACACTGAATTTGTGCATAGGAAAAAGCTACGAGAGATTCTTCTTGATGAAGTTATCACAGATACTGTACCTTCGGATTTAACATACTCACCTGATGATTGCGTTATAAATCCATCCGAAAGATTCGTTAATGGCGGACCTTTGGCAGATGTAGGACTAACAGGAAGAAAAATAATTGTCGATACTTACGGAGGCAGTTGTCCTCACGGTGGTGGCGCATTTTCAGGAAAGGATGCCAGCAAAGTTGATCGCTCAGGTGCATATATGGCTCGTTATATTGCAAAGAATATAGTAGCAGCCGGAATTTCAGAAAAATGCACTGTGCAATTAGCTTATGTTATCGGAAAACCTGAGCCGATATCAGTATTCCTTGATTTTCACGGCACAGGAAAAATCAATGAAGAAAATCTTTTGAGAATTATACCTGAAATATTTGATTTAACTCCAAATGGAATTATAAAGCAGTTTGGGCTTTATAAACCAATATTCAGAAAAACTGCTGCTTATGGTCACTTTGGAAGAAATGAAAATGAATTTTTGTGGGAAAGAACAGATAAAGTTGAAGCACTTAGTAATCTGCTTAAATAA
- a CDS encoding vWA domain-containing protein: MKNLTHITVILDRSGSMQAIKSDIIGGFNTFLKEQKEVPTKSTFTLIQFDTVNHYEIVHNFKPISEIPELTDKTFVPRGGTPLLDCLGRGINDLSEQISKLPEDKKPDRIFFVVITDGHENSSTEFYKEDIVKLIDKKKSEDRWEFLFLSADLQAISDARHFGINQTNIFVFRKDKKEVNKMWENLSYKLSMARADYNYKIDLNDNTEATS, encoded by the coding sequence ATGAAAAACTTAACTCATATAACAGTAATATTGGATCGCTCTGGTTCGATGCAAGCAATAAAATCAGATATTATCGGTGGATTTAACACATTCCTTAAAGAGCAAAAGGAAGTTCCGACAAAATCAACATTCACATTAATTCAATTTGATACTGTAAATCATTATGAAATAGTGCATAACTTTAAACCAATATCAGAAATACCTGAACTGACAGATAAAACATTCGTCCCTCGAGGGGGAACTCCCTTACTCGATTGTTTGGGAAGAGGGATTAATGATTTATCTGAACAAATATCAAAATTGCCGGAGGATAAAAAGCCAGATAGAATATTTTTTGTTGTAATTACAGATGGTCACGAAAACTCGAGTACGGAATTTTATAAAGAAGACATAGTAAAATTGATAGACAAGAAAAAGAGCGAAGACAGATGGGAGTTTTTATTCCTCAGTGCTGATTTGCAGGCAATATCGGATGCAAGACATTTCGGAATAAATCAAACGAATATTTTCGTATTCAGAAAGGATAAGAAAGAAGTAAATAAAATGTGGGAAAACTTATCGTATAAATTAAGTATGGCAAGAGCAGATTATAATTATAAGATTGATTTGAATGATAACACCGAAGCGACGAGCTGA